The following proteins come from a genomic window of Caloenas nicobarica isolate bCalNic1 chromosome 6, bCalNic1.hap1, whole genome shotgun sequence:
- the OBSL1 gene encoding obscurin-like protein 1 isoform X4 produces the protein MIPAAASASPLPDPKAVVIERFGGAPRFLAYPRAFTVQSGANAVLSCQITGDPRPSILWEKNKTPIEPSGRFHMEAKGNLYSLLVSHATSQDSGLYVCKARNSVGETYAAATLKVEAGELQEEDQCLGDEAPAFLVTPSSTRVCRGEDVMFTCQVSGQPCPVLEWEKDGHKLSDLFESSHFAVGQEPEDWHFLRLFGARPPDAGVYVCRARSGSREALAAAVLLVEPRAPPEGLPNGSPADGPQLGVERQQRRRRRHTAGQREGPETWVPNGAVPAREPGAKAFAVSAGKHAKFRCYVTGKPKPEIIWQKDGEPLTPGRRHLVYEDREGYFILKVLYCKPQDQGLYVCTASNTAGQTLSAVQLQVKEHRLRFQVQLADVEVAEREDAVLECQVPLETIPTAWYLEDRELQPSHKYVMEERGVLRRLTIRDARTDDDGIYLCQMKDKGRSIAEVSVRGVITKRLPRKLDVMEGENAVFCVETREALEGICWSQDGLQLRESPRIVLKSFGRMHLLVLVHVTRQDAGIISFTVGESQTSSQLRVKCVKHDPPSAPVAAKMSVAESNVALLTWCPAPDAHHRPPSHYLLERREAAGGEWVQCLATDLPSRVRVLGDSVPREADYCFRVCATNEHGRSSPVEFPGSVHLAPAARLERGLQDAWVRDGEDARFSLELSVTVHGAWFINGARLGEELEEAGGRCSMQCHGTEHSLLIRGAQLADSGTQVTFVSGAVRDSATLHVQAPQVRIAPVPEAEQLREVPAGLPVLLECRVSPPDTPVCWWKDGEAVPLDDIIAVQAEGCVRRLLLRSAGPSDTGTYTCDAGDDAMSFMVTITEAPVRIISSNEEAPHTYVAGQRVELWCQLSRPAAAVRWYKDGEEVEAGESLVLEQEGPRCRLVLPCARPQDAGEFVCDAGGDSVFYTITVAAEAPVRIISSNEEAPHTYVAGQRVELWCQLSRPAAAVRWYKDGEEVEAGESLVLEQEGPRCRLVLPRARPQDAGEFVCDAGGDSVFYTITVAAPQVHIAPVPEAEQRKEVLAGLPVLLECQVSPPDAPICWLKDGKAVVPTEVLAIRSEGCSRRLHITTSTLSDSGMYTCDAGDDAVSFRVTVSEAPVRIISSNEEAPHTYVAGQRVELWCQLSHPVATVRWYKDGEEVEAGESLVLEQEGPRCRLVLPCARPQDAGEFICDAGDASVSFHVSVAEPPVLILQPPQRSLELLVQAPGRVELRCELSVPGAPVRWFKDGLEVDETDNLLLLAEGAWRCLLIPRSSAEDAGEYICESKDEAVSFDVKVSEPPVRILQPLRPPPIVTVSPGETVTLDCELSHADAPVCWSKAGVRLEAGGSLVLEEEGAHRRLLIPMARADDSGKYICDAADDTVTFTVQVLDPPVRILERDVLPIQRHCQAMEDLVLEVQLSHAHGEVKWYKDGEKLQDTGHVRLEEDGARRSLVILGATGRDAGEYLCDTGDDSIIFFVTVEAQPVCIVNKEEAQSPLEVLEGDSVTLVARLSPETAAAQWQKDGQMLCSGGRLLVCSEGPARSLTIKQAELGDSGIFLCDAGDDEVHFTLHVKEAPVLFVNKREELEKLLVLEGGSTVLSAIVSMERADVTWLGPQQAMVAGERCELRRDGRVHSLVLHNVAKEDAGIYTCLSPNDKMQFDVSVRELQVKFLRGLSDVRARQGERVVLWCELCKARGDVLWRKDGQALVPGPRWQMMAEGRERSLVLSHVEPEDAGEYCCESNDDRTLATLTVQVPRVVEIITELKSLTVLEGEDATFKCLVSPEDVAVTWQLNGQPVVPGDRLLVTRSRLCHSLTLRQCQPADAGTVTANAEGLVSTARLSVQEAQVLFIQKLRDVVAEEKGNACLEVEVSHEAAEVQWLKQGVLLQPSSKYQMQESGHRRTLTIRCLGPADRGTYRCESLHDRTQARLCVEPQKVSIRMPLADVETFEKETATFHLELSHPGVPGVWTRDGIRVKPSGTCRISATGCGHSLTLEGLALQDSGTITFTADTLRCSARLLVREPPVTMVRVPQDMGVTEMGVASFECELSRPSVEVKWFKDGQELRPEPRCRIYSVGRRRVLQLSRCEPADAGTYTCDAGDCQASAMLHVQEHQVCIMKDLQDACVREGDNAVFTCEVSHEDVKGEWFRDGEKIKVSSTVKIRQEGTRHFLLLCGVRPEDAGLIRFTARTAGSEASLQVEALPIRIVKPLRDKTVLARHKATLECTVSHARGRVRWLRGDTEIFAGDKYEICNLDCYRTLIIHRVGPEDEDSYTCDAFDDRSTARLLVEGR, from the exons ATGATCCCCGCTGCTGCTTCAGCCAGCCCCCTGCCTGACCCCAAAGCGGTGGTGATAGAGCGGTTCGGGGGAGCCCCCAGGTTCCTGGCCTATCCACGTGCATTCACGGTGCAAAGCGGTGCCAATGCGGTCCTGAGCTGCCAGATCACAGGTGACCCCCGGCCAAGCATCCTCTGGGAGAAAAACAAGACCCCGATCGAGCCCTCAGGCCGTTTCCACATGGAGGCCAAGGGGAACCTGTACAGCCTGCTGGTGTCCCATGCTACCTCCCAGGACAGTGGGCTCTATGTCTGCAAGGCCAGGAACAGTGTTGGAGAGACCTATGCTGCTGCCACGCTCAAAGTGGAGGCGGGAGAGCTCCAGGAGGAGGATCAATGCTTGGGTGATGAGGCACCTGCCTTCCTCGTCACCCCCTCATCCACTCGGGTGTGCCGGGGGGAGGATGTGATGTTCACCTGCCAAGTGTccgggcagccctgcccggTGCTGGAGTGGGAGAAGGATGGGCACAAGCTCTCTGACCTCTTTGAGAGCAGCCACTTCGCAGTGGGGCAGGAGCCAGAGGACTGGCACTTCCTCAGGCTGTTTGGTGCCCGGCCACCAGATGCAGGGGTGTATGTGTGCCGGGCACGCAGCGGCTCCCGGGAGGCCCTGGCTGCTGCCGTGCTCCTGGTTGAACCGCGGGCACCGCCGGAAGGGCTCCCCAATGGCTCCCCCGCTGACGGGCCCCAGCTGGGGGTGGAGCGGCAGcagcggaggcggcggcggcacaCAGCTGGACAGCGCGAGGGACCAGAGACCTGGGTGCCCAACGGTGCGGTGCCAGCCAGAGAGCCAGGGGCCAAGGCATTTGCTGTGAGCGCAGGGAAGCATGCCAAGTTTCGCTGCTATGTCACCGGCAAACCCAAGCCGGAGATCATCTGGCAGAAAGATGGGGAGCCCCTCACCCCCGGCCGCAGGCACCTTGTTTATGAGGACCGAGAAGGCTACTTCATCCTCAAGGTGCTGTACTGCAAACCCCAGGACCAGGGTCTGTACGTCTGCACCGCGTCCAACACCGCCGGCCAGACCCTCAGCGCGGTGCAGCTCCAGGTGAAAG AGCACCGGCTGCGGTTCCAGGTGCAGCTGGCAGACGTGGAGGTGGCGGAGCGGGAGGACGCCGTGCTGGAGTGCCAGGTGCCGCTGGAGACCATCCCCACCGCCTGGTACctggaggacagggagctgcagcccagccacAAATATGTGATGGAGGAGCGAGGTGTGCTGCGGCGCCTGACCATCCGTGATGCCCGCACCGATGATGATGGCATCTACCTCTGCCAGATGAAGGACAAGGGGCGCAGCATTGCTGAGGTCTCCGTCCGAG GTGTGATCACGAAGCGGCTGCCGCGGAAGCTGGATGTGATGGAGGGGGAGAACGCGGTTTTCTGCGTGGAGACACGGGAGGCGTTGGAGGGGATCTGCTGGAGCCAGGATGGGCTGCAGCTGCGGGAGTCACCCCGCATCGTGCTGAAGAGCTTTGGCAGGATGCACCTCCTGGTGCTGGTGCATGTGACCCGCCAGGATGCAGGCATCATTTCCTTCACCGTCGGGGAGTCGCAGACGTCCTCCCAGCTCCGAGTGAAGT GTGTGAAGCATGACCCCCCGAGCGCACCGGTGGCAGCCAAGATGAGCGTGGCAGAGAGCAACGTGGCCCTGCTGACGTGGTGCCCCGCGCCCGACGCCCACCACCGCCCCCCCAGCCACTACCTGCTggagcggcgggaggcggcggggggcgaGTGGGTGCAGTGCCTTGCCACTGACCTGCCCAGCCGGGTGCGGGTGCTGGGCGACAGCGTGCCCCGCGAGGCCGACTACTGCTTCCGCGTCTGCGCCACCAACGAGcatggcaggagcagccctgtggagtTCCCTGGCTCCGTGCATCTGG CCCCGGCAGCTCGCCTGGAGAGAGGGCTGCAGGACGCGTGGGTGCGGGACGGTGAGGATGCGCGGTTCTCCCTGGAGCTGTCGGTCACGGTGCACGGTGCCTGGTTCATCAACGGCGCCAGGCTGGGCGAGGAGTTGGAGGAGGCGGGAGGCCGGTGCAGCATGCAGTGCCACGGGACAGAGCACTCACTGCTGATCCGGGGAGCTCAGCTGGCTGACAGTGGGACACAGGTCACCTTCGTGTCCGGTGCTGTGCGAGACTCAGCCACGCTGCACGTGCAAG CCCCACAGGTCCGCATTGCCCCAGTACCTGAGGCTGAGCAGCTCCGGGAGGTGCCAGCGGGGCTACCTGTGCTGCTGGAGTGCCGAGTGtcccccccggacacccccgTCTGCTGGTGGAAGGACGGTGAGGCCGTGCCTCTGGATGACATTATTGCAGTGCAGGCAGAGGGCTGTGTGAGGAGGCTGCTCCTCCGCTCAGCAGGTCCCTCGGACACTGGCACGTACACCTGTGATGCTGGGGATGATGCCATGAGCTTCATGGTAACCATCACTG AGGCACCGGTGAGGATCATCAGCTCCAACGAGGAGGCCCCTCACACCTACGTGGCCGGGCAGCGCGTGGAGCTGTGGTGCCAGCTGTCCCGCCCGGCGGCCGCCGTGCGCTGGTACAAGGACGGGGAGGAGGTGGAGGCGGGCGAGAGcctggtgctggagcaggaggggccACGGTGCCGGCTGGTGCTGCCCTGTGCCCGGCCGCAGGACGCGGGGGAGTTTGTCTGCGACGCTGGTGGGGACTCTGTGTTCTACACCATCACTGTGGCAG CAGAAGCACCGGTGAGGATCATCAGCTCCAACGAGGAGGCCCCTCACACCTACGTGGCCGGGCAGCGCGTGGAGCTGTGGTGCCAGCTGTCCCGCCCGGCGGCCGCCGTGCGCTGGTACAAGGACGGGGAGGAGGTGGAGGCGGGCGAGAGcctggtgctggagcaggaggggccACGGTGCCGGCTGGTGCTGCCCCGTGCCCGGCCGCAGGACGCGGGGGAGTTTGTCTGTGACGCTGGTGGGGACTCTGTGTTCTACACCATCACTGTGGCAG ccccacaggtccACAttgccccagtgcctgaggcAGAGCAGCGCAAGGAGGTGCTGGCAGGGCTACCTGTGTTGCTGGAGTGCCAGGTGTCCCCCCCAGATGCCCCCATCTGCTGGCTGAAGGATGGCAAGGCTGTGGTCCCAACCGAGGTCCTAGCCATCCGCTCAGAGGGATGCTCGCGGAGGCTCCACATCACCACATCCACCCTGTCTGACTCGGGGATGTACACCTGTGATGCCGGGGATGATGCCGTCAGCTTCAGGGTGACCGTGAGCG AGGCACCGGTGAGGATCATCAGCTCCAACGAGGAGGCCCCTCACACCTACGTGGCCGGGCAGCGCGTGGAGCTGTGGTGCCAGCTGTCCCACCCGGTGGCCACCGTGCGCTGGTACAAGGACGGGGAGGAGGTGGAGGCGGGCGAGAGcctggtgctggagcaggaggggccACGGTGCCGGCTGGTGCTGCCCTGTGCCCGGCCGCAGGACGCGGGGGAGTTCATCTGCGACGCTGGGGATGCATCTGTCTCATTCCATGTCTCGGTGGCAG AGCCACCAGTGCTGATCCTGCAGCCTCCACAGCGCtcgctggagctgctggtgcaggcGCCAGGGCGCGTGGAGCTGCGGTGCGAGCTCTCTGTGCCAGGTGCTCCTGTACGCTGGTTCAAGGATGGGCTGGAGGTGGATGAGACTGacaacctgctgctgctggcagagggtgCCTGGCGCTGCCTCCTCATCCCCAGGAGCAGTGCAGAGGATGCGGGCGAGTACATCTGCGAAAGCAAGGATGAGGCCGTCTCTTTCGATGTCAAGGTGTCAG AGCCACCAGTGAGGATCCTGCAGCCTCTCAGGCCTCCTCCCATCGTGACGGTGTCACCAGGGGAGACGGTGACACTGGACTGTGAGCTGTCCCATGCGGATGCGCCCGTGTGCTGGTCCAAGGCAGGTGTCAGGCTGGAGGCTGGGGGCAGcctggtgctggaggaggagggtgcCCACCGCCGCCTGCTCATCCCCATGGCCAGAGCCGACGACTCCGGAAAATACATCTGCGATGCTGCAGATGACACAGTGACCTTCACTGTCCAAGTTCTGG ATCCGCCGGTCAGGATCCTGGAGAGGGACGTCCTGCCGATCCAACGGCACTGCCAGGCCATGGAGGACCTGGTGCTGGAGGTGCAGCTCTCGCATGCTCATGGAGAGGTGAAGTGGTACAAGGATGGGGAGAAGTTACAGGATACAGGACACGTGCGGCTGGAGGAGGACGGGGCACGCCGCTCGCTCGTCATCCTGGGTGCCACGGGCAGGGACGCAGGGGAGTATCTCTGCGACACTGGCGACGACAGCATCATCTTCTTTGTCACTGTGGAAG cccagcccgtgTGCATTGTCAACAAGGAAGAGGCACAGAGCccactggaggtgctggagggggACAGCGTGACGCTGGTGGCCCGGCTGTCCCCAGAGACAGCAGCGGCACAGTGGCAGAAAGATGGACAGATGCTGTGTTCGGGTGGGCGGCTGCTGGTGTGCAGCGAGGGCCCCGCACGCAGCCTCACCATCAAGCAAGCGGAGCTGGGCGACAGTGGCATCTTCCTCTGCGATGCTGGTGACGATGAGGTGCATTTCACACTGCACGTGAAAG AGGCACCTGTGCTGTTTGTGAACAAGcgggaggagctggagaagctgtTGGTGCTGGAGGGTGGCAGCACCGTGCTCTCTGCCATTGTGTCCATGGAGCGAGCTGATGTCACCTGGCTGGGCCCACAGCAGGCGATGGTCGCCGGTGAGCGCTGCGAGCTGCGGCGGGACGGCCGCGTGCACAGCCTTGTCCTCCACAACGTAGCCAAGGAGGACGCCGGCATCTACACCTGCCTCTCCCCCAATGACAAGATGCAGTTCGACGTGAGCGTCCGAG agctgcaggtgaaGTTCCTGCGCGGGCTGTCGGACGTGCGTGCGCGGCAGGGTGAGCGGGTGGTGCTGTGGTGTGAGCTCTGCAAGGCGCGGGGCGACGTGCTGTGGCGGAAGGACGGGCAGGCGCTGGTGCCCGGCCCGCGCTGGCAGATGATGGCAGAGGGGCGAGAGCGCTCATTGGTGCTGAGCCACGTGGAGCCTGAGGATGCCGGCGAGTACTGCTGCGAGTCCAATGATGACCGGACGCTGGCAACGCTGACAGTGCAGG TCCCCAGGGTGGTGGAGATCATCACAGAGCTgaagagcctgacagtgctggAGGGGGAGGATGCCACCTTCAAGTGCCTGGTGTCGCCTGAGGACGTGGCTGTGACCTGGCAGCTGAATGGCCAGCCTGTGGTTCCCGGCGACCGGCTGCTGGTGACGAGGAGCAGGCTGTGCCACAGCCTCACCCTCCGGCAGTGCCAGCCGGCTGATGCGGGCACTGTGACGGCCAACGCTGAGGGGCTGGTGAGCACGGCCCGGCTGAGCGTGCAAG AGGCACAGGTGCTGTTCATACAGAAGCTGCGAGACGTGGTggcagaggagaaggggaaCGCATGCCTGGAGGTGGAGGTGAGCCACGAGGCTGCCGAGGTGCAGTGGCTGAAGCAGGGTGTCCTTCTCCAGCCAAGCAGCAAGTACCAGATGCAGGAGTCGGGACACCGCCGCACCCTCACTATTCGCTGCCTCGGCCCTGCCGACCGTGGCACCTACCGCTGTGAGAGCCTGCACGACCGCACGCAGGCCAGGCTCTGTGTCGAGC CTCAGAAGGTGTCGATCCGGATGCCGCTGGCAGATGTGGAGACCTTTGAGAAGGAAACAGCCACCTTCCACCTGGAGCTGTCTCACCCCGGCGTGCCTGGGGTCTGGACGCGGGATGGCATCCGGGTGAAGCCCAGTGGCACGTGCCGGATCAGCGCCACGGGCTGTGGACACAGCCTGACGCTGGAGGGGCTGGCACTGCAGGACTCGGGCACCATCACCTTCACAGCTGACACCCTACGCTGCAGCGCCCGCCTGCTTGTGCGGG AGCCTCCAGTCACTATGGTGAGGGTCCCACAGGACATGGGAGTCACGGAGATGGGTGTCGCCAGCTTCGAGTGCGAGCTGTCTCGCCCCAGCGTGGAGGTGAAGTGGTTCAAG GACGGGCAGGAACTGCGGCCAGAGCCCCGCTGCCGCATCTACTCAGTGGGTCGGCGCCGCGTCCTGCAGCTGAGCCGCTGCGAGCCGGCTGACGCTGGCACCTACACCTGCGATGCAGGCGACTGCCAGGCCTCTGCCATGCTGCACGTCCAGG AGCACCAGGTCTGCATCATGAAGGACTTGCAGGATGCCTGCGTGCGGGAGGGTGACAACGCTGTCTTCACCTGCGAGGTGTCACATGAGGATGTGAAGGGCGAGTGGTTCCGGGATGGGGAGAAAATCAAGGTCTCCAGCACAGTGAAGATACGGCAAGAAG GGACCCGGCATTTCCTGCTACTCTGCGGTGTGCGCCCCGAGGACGCGGGACTCATCCGCTTCACTGCCAGGACGGCTGGCTCAGAGGCCAGCCTGCAGGTGGAAG CGCTGCCCATCAGGATCGTGAAGCCACTGCGAGACAAGACTGTGCTGGCGCGGCACAAGGCGACGCTGGAGTGCACAGTGTCCCACGCCCGGGGCCGGGTGCGCTGGCTTCGCGGGGACACCGAAATCTTTGCCGGTGACAAGTATGAGATCTGCAACCTGGACTGCTACCGCACGCTCATCATCCACCGTGTGGGCCCCGAGGATGAGGACTCATACACCTGCGACGCCTTTGATGACCGTTCCACTGCCCGGCTCCTGGTGGAGG GGAGGTAG